Proteins encoded in a region of the Nitrospira sp. genome:
- a CDS encoding HAD-IIB family hydrolase, with product MRPRYLVFTDLDGCLLDSRTYSFDAARPALERLQANHIPVVLVSSKTRAEIEPLRQQLNHQGPFIVENGGAVFVPLGTFDFPLDRARRRSTYHVIEFGTPYALLRDVLKQIEEAVGTPLIGFGDLSIDEIMELTGLPREAALRAKIREYDEPYLVQGPATLVTEVCRQIITRGLQWTKGGRFFHLTGLNNKGQAALRLLHCYKRQWNLDGPPGEVETVGIGDSLNDLPLLLAVDLPVLVQKPDGSYDHDIHVPQLIHAPGIGPVGWNHAILNLLRLAA from the coding sequence ATGCGTCCTCGCTATCTTGTCTTCACCGATCTGGACGGATGTCTGCTCGACAGCCGGACCTATTCGTTCGACGCAGCTCGACCGGCCCTCGAACGACTCCAGGCGAACCACATTCCCGTGGTTCTGGTTTCCAGTAAGACGCGGGCGGAGATCGAGCCGCTTCGCCAGCAACTGAATCACCAGGGTCCGTTCATCGTCGAAAACGGCGGCGCCGTGTTCGTGCCTCTCGGCACCTTTGATTTCCCTCTGGACCGCGCCCGACGACGGTCTACCTATCACGTCATCGAGTTTGGAACGCCCTACGCCCTGTTACGCGATGTACTCAAGCAGATTGAGGAAGCCGTCGGTACGCCGTTGATAGGATTCGGGGATCTTTCGATCGATGAGATTATGGAGCTGACCGGACTACCCAGGGAAGCTGCACTACGGGCCAAGATACGCGAGTACGATGAGCCCTACCTGGTACAGGGCCCCGCCACGCTGGTCACCGAGGTCTGCCGTCAGATCATCACGCGAGGATTACAATGGACGAAGGGCGGGCGCTTCTTTCATCTGACCGGACTGAACAACAAGGGGCAAGCCGCCTTGAGGCTGCTTCATTGCTATAAACGGCAATGGAATCTCGATGGACCACCGGGCGAGGTTGAAACAGTAGGGATCGGGGATAGCCTGAACGATCTCCCCCTCCTGCTCGCGGTGGATCTCCCGGTGCTGGTGCAGAAGCCGGACGGATCGTACGACCACGACATCCATGTCCCCCAACTGATCCATGCCCCTGGCATCGGACCCGTCGGGTGGAATCACGCGATTCTGAATCTGCTACGGCTCGCAGCCTAG